A part of Cyanobacteriota bacterium genomic DNA contains:
- a CDS encoding ATP-binding cassette domain-containing protein yields YNLSGGQQQRLCIARALATDPELVLFDEPTSALDPIATDSIEGLMDELKKQVTVLIVTHSMHQAARLSDYTAFMYMGEIVEFNETATLFNQPAQKRTADYVSGRFG; encoded by the coding sequence CTACAACCTCTCTGGTGGACAACAACAGCGACTTTGTATTGCCCGTGCCCTAGCAACTGATCCTGAACTAGTGCTGTTTGATGAACCGACCTCTGCCTTGGATCCAATTGCTACTGATAGCATTGAAGGTTTGATGGACGAACTTAAGAAGCAAGTTACGGTTTTAATTGTTACCCATAGTATGCATCAGGCTGCACGTCTCTCAGATTACACAGCCTTTATGTATATGGGTGAGATAGTAGAGTTTAACGAGACTGCCACGCTGTTCAATCAGCCTGCTCAGAAGCGAACTGCTGATTATGTCAGTGGACGATTCGGCTAG